Below is a window of Brachyspira hampsonii DNA.
AGAATTATTTTCAGTATTTCCAGTAACTTCTTTTGCACTTTCTTTATTATTAGGGGCTTCTTTGGAATTATTATTTTCTTCTTCACTATCGCTATTTTCTTTAGATATAAAACGCTCATCTCTTTTAAATACATAAATCTCTCTGAACTTCATCTCTTGCTTAAGAAGAATTTCTTTTTCTTTAACAAGTTCAAGCATAGCCAAAAAGAATGTAACAAGCTGCCTTTTAGTAACTCCGTCTTTAAATAAAGTAATGAAAGGAAAAAATGCCGTTTCAGATAATTTTATTCTTATCATATCAATAGCATTATCTATATGGAAATTAGACATACCGGAAAGAACAGCTAAATCTGTTTCCGGTACAAACTGCACCTTTGTGAATGCATAAACTAAATCATAAAGTGTAATATCCTTCCAAGCTATTTCATTGTCATCAGCATTCACAGTTTTAAAGAATTTCACTCTTTCAGTATCTTTCCTTTCAAATAAAGAATCCGATGTATCTTGCATTTTATCAAGTTCTTCTGAAACCATTTTATATCTTTGAAATTCCAGCATCTGCTCAACTATTTCAAATTTAAGTCTGTCTGTAAACTTATCATCGTCCATATCATGAGGAAGAAGCATTTTTGATTTATAAAGATGAAACTCTGAAGCAACAACCAAAAAGTCCCCCGTAGAATCCAAATTTAAAGCAGCCTGAGCTTTCAAATATTCTACAAACTGATCTATAATTTCAAGTATAGACACCTCATATATACTTTTCTCGCTTCTTTTAAGCATATCAAAAAGTATAGATAAAGGTCCTTCATAATCTATACTAGATAATGAAACTGTAAACTCTTTATAATCCGGCTTACTGCTTTCTGTTTCTTCTTTGGCTGAAGCATTTGTGTTTATATTATTATTATTTTCTTGCTTTGTTTCGTTTATATTCTCTTCCATAATGGATTATAATATATTATAAAAATATAAAAATTCAAGTATATAATTTTCAATTAATAGACTTATTTCAAAAGTAAAGGCGAGTTTGTATGCAAAATAAGCTGTGGTACGGAGTTCAGAGGATAGTCCTCTCAATTATAAATAAAATTAGTTTTTTAACAACTCTATTGACAATAAATGAAATTCTAATATTATTTAAATATATTAAAATAATTTATAAGGGGTAACATAATGAAAAAAATCAATATAGGTTTTGTAGGAGCAGGACATATTGCTGAAAAAATGGCTCAAACTATTTCAAAAATTAAAGAAGCACAATCTTATGCGGTAAGTGCAAGAGATATAAAAAGAAGCAAGGCTTTTGCCAAAAAATACGGATTTAAGAAATTTTACGGATCTTATGAGGAAATGCTAAAAGATGAAAATGTAGATTTGGTATATATAGCTACTCCGCATTCTCATCATTATGAACATATAAAATTATGCTTGGAAAATAATAAACATGTTATATGCGAAAAGGCTTTTACTGTTAATGTGAAACAGGCAAGAGAAGTTTTAATACTTGCTAAAAAGAAAAAACTTTTACTTGCTGAAGCTATTTGGACTAGATATATGCCTAGCAGACAAATAATCAATGATACTATAAAAAGCGGAATTATAGGGAAAGTAACTTCATTAACTGCGAATCTAGGTTATGTTATAAATAAAGTACCTAGATTAATAGAGCCTGAACTTGCAGGAGGTGCTTTGCTTGATGTAGGTGTTTATACTATCAATTTTGCTTTGATGGTATTTGGCAATAAAATAAAAAAAATAGATTCTTCATGCATAAAAACTAAAAAAGGAGTAGATGAGCAAAACGCTATTACATTAACTTTTGAAGATGATAAAATGGCTATACTAAACTCTACAATGTCAGCATTAACTAACAGAGAAGGTGTTATTAATGGAGATAAAGGATATATCGTTGTAAAAAATATAAATAATCCTGAAAGCATAACAGTTTATTCTCTTGATAGAAAAGCTGTAAAAACTATTAAAGTTCCTAAACAAATAACAGGCTATGAATACCAAATAATTTCCTGTATCAATGCTATTAATAATAAAAAATTAGAATGCCCGGAAATGCCTCATGAAGATATTTTAAGAGTAATGAATATAATGGATACTTTGAGAAGAAGCTGGAAAATAAAATACCCTTTTGAAAAATAAATTATAAAATAAAAGCCGCTAATATTTATATATTAACGGCTTATATATATTTTTTTTAATTAATATCATAAACATATACGCTTTCTTCTATATCTTCATCATCTATTTTTAAAGTATTTTTTGTACCGGAATCTTTAAATCCGTTTTTCTCATAAAATTTTTTAGCTTCTTCATTTTTATCAAAAACGCAAAGACATATATTAGTATATCCGGAATCTTTCATATATTTTACCGCCTGCTCTAATAATAATTTCCCTATTCCAGAGCCTTGATATATAGGGTGAACATATAATGATATTATTTCTCCATATCCTTCCATACTGCATCTGCTTTTCCCATGAGATATAACCGCTATAGGCTTTCCATCAATATATGCTAAATGTGCCTCTCTTGTCTTATTATTAATACCGTCCTCAAACTCCTCGCACCAATCATCTAAATATATTCTTTTAAGATATGATGCAGGTATGATATTTTTATAAGTATCTTTCCAGCATATAGCATGAAGTTTGCTTATATCAAAAACATCTTCTAATCCTGCTTTTTTTATAGTTATATCCATTTAATTATGCCTCTGCATTTTAATAATAATTATTACTATTAAATAAATTATATATCTATAATAAGTTATTTTCAATTATTTATTTTTATTTTTAATAAAAAATTATAAAGTGCTGAGATTCCTTAAAGCATTGCTTATCAAATCTTCTGTAGTCATATTATCTTTATTTTCTATTGCAGACAAAGCCTTAACAGCTTCATTATTTGAAAAACCTAATGATATCAAAGCCTTTATAACATCGCTTTCATTATCATTACTAATAACAGATGATGAAATATTTATATCTATTTTTTCTATTTTATCCCTAAGCTCAAATAAAAGTTTTTCAGCCTTCTTAACTCCCATACCTGATACTTTTTTAAGTAAATTTATATCCTTATTAAAAAGTATATGCATCAAATCATTTATGGAATAAGTAGAAAGAACTTCCATAGCCAATTTGGGACCTACTCCTGAAGCAGACATAAGAGTAGTGAACATATTTTTTTCTTCTCTAGTCAAAAAACCATAAAGTATCATAGCATCTTCTCTGTGTATGAGTTTGGTATAAAGCCTTATATTATCATCATTTTTTACATCTAATTTTTTTGATACTATAATCTCATAGCCCACACCATTACAAAGAAGAGCAATGACACCTTCAGATATTATTTGAACTTTACCTTCTATAAAAGCAAACATTATAAACTAGGTTCGTATTCCAATTCTTTTATAGCTTCAAACATTTTATCAGTGCTTACTTTAGCCTCATCATATTCCACCTCAGCACAAGCATTTTCTAAACTTACATTAACTTTGCTTATACCGTCTAAAGCACTTAATTCTTCTGTAACTGCCTTAACACAATTTTGGCATCCCATACCTTTTATTTTTATAGTAATATTTTTCATTTACTACTCCTTTGTTATAATTATCTAACAATTATATACTACACAAGGGTATTTTTCAATTATTTTTTCATTTTTTTTCAATTTTTTTAACATATTCTTCTTTGTATAAATTAAATACAACCGTCATCTCTGTACCTACATTCTCTTCACTTTTAATATGTATGTCAGCATTGTAATAATTGCATATATTTTTTACTATTGTAAGTCCAAGACCTGTACCATGAACTTTCAAATATTTATTGTTTTTAACTCTGAAAAACCTCTCAAAAACTCTATTTAAATATTGCGGAGCTATACCGCAGCCTGTATCCTTCACTGAAAATATAGCTTTATCAGAATTCTTCTTTAGATATATCTTTACTTTACCGTCATCATCAGTATATTTTATAGCATTATCAACTAAATTATTAACAACTTCAGTAATTTTTTCTTTATTAGCCATTATAACAGCTGATTCCACATCTAATTGTACATCTATATTTCTCTGTTCAGCTTTTATTCTATTGCTTTCAAACACATCAAGAACAATATCTTTAATATCTATTTCTTCATCAATAGTTTCTTTCCAATTAGCTTCTATCCTGCTTAATGTAAGCATATCAATAACAAGGTCTTTCATTCTTAAAGCTTCATTATTAATCCTTTTAATAAAATCAGCCTGATTCTTTCCTCCGCCTGTAGCAATAAGAAGTTCAGAATATCCTATTATAGAAGTAAGCGGTGTTTTTAATTCATGAGAAGCATTGATAAAGAAATCCTGCTTTTCTATCTCAACCTTTCTTATATCCGTAACATCTTCAAATTTTATTAACGCCGATATATTTTCATTATTTCTTATAGGGATAATACTTATTTCTATATCCATAGTATGTTCTTTGACATCAAATTTTGAAAATCTGCTGAACTCTATGGCATTGTCTATTTTTTCTATTACATAATCATCTTTTATAATCTCATTAAGTTTTTTTATATTACTATCAGAAATTTCAAGCAAATCTAAAGCATATTGATTAATGAAAAATATTTCTTTATTTTTATTAACGGCGATAATACCCTGTGCTATATTCTCAAGTACATAATTAAGTTTTTCTCTCTCTGTCTGATACCCTGTAATATTTTCATTCAAACTCACAGCTAATTCATTTATATCATAAAGAATAGCATTTATATCATTATATCCCGTTAAATTCTTGGGTGTTGTTGATTTATTATTGTAGATATTATCCAGTGTTTCTTTTATCATATAGAAAGGAATCATAATATTACGGCTCATTAAAGGAAGCACCAAAGCCATAACTATAATAACTACCCCTATAACCATAACCGCTGTAAATAAAAAGCTTATTAAATATTTATTGACTGACTCTATAGGAATAGAAACCCTAAGTATATAATCTCTTTTGTCATCAGCTTTAATTTTTTTGGATACATACATATAAGGAGTTTTCTGACTAATAGAAGTATTAATAGAAAAAGCCGGCTTATTTTCTATACTGTGCAATGCTGCTATAACATCGCTTCTATTAGTATGATTACCCATAGGATTCTTAGAGGTATCAGTCATAGTATCAGCTATTACAACCCCATTTGTAGATATTATGCTGATCCTTAACTCTTCTTTATCTGACTGCAGTACAAATTTTCTAAAAGCATCTTCAGTTTGTACATCATATAAATCAATTTCTTTTTCAAGCATCTCAATAATATTTACTATCATAACCTGACTGTATACAATATTATTATACTGCACAGTAAACAGTATACCTATAAACATTAAAGCACTTGACAATATCAAAATGAGTAATGATTTATAAAATATATTCTTAATCATCTTTTATTAAAATTATTGTACATCTGTTAATTTATATCCCATACCTCTAATGGTTATAATGTTTTCTTTAGTTAAATCAAGTTTTTGCCTTATTGATTTTATATGCATATCAATAGTCCTTGTTTCCATAGTGTGATCAACGCCCCATACTTCTTCAAGCATAGTTTCTCTATCAACTACATTATTAGCATTTTCCATTAATAGCTTAAGTAAATCAAATTCTTTCTGTGTTAAAATAACCTGCCTCTCTCCTACAAAAACATTTCTCTTCTTAACAATAAGTTTTATACCACCAAAAGTAAGTTCTTCGGCATCTAATCTTACATCTTTTTTTCTTAAATTTGCCTTAATTCTTGCAAGAAGCTCAAGTACAGAAAAAGGTTTAGGCATATAATCATCAGCACCCAAATTTAAACCTGTAACAATGTTTATTTCGCTAGTTTTAGCGGTAAGCATTATTACTTTAATAGGGAGATGGGCATAATCCGTTCTAATAATTTTTAATATTTCTGTACCCTCTATGTCAGGAAGCATTATATCAAGCAATACCAAATTAGGAGTTTGTTTTTTTAATGCCTCAAGCATATCATTACCGTTAGAAAAGCATTCTATAGTATATCCTGCTTCTTCAACAGTATACTTAATAAGATCTCTGATATTATCATCATCTTCTACTGAGTAAATAAGTTCTTTATTCATAAAATACTACCAAAATTAAAATATTTATTGTCAAATAAAACACTTTTTATATCATAAATATAATATAATAAAAAAATATTTTTTGTCAAAATATTTTATTCATACTAAAATAAATAATCTATTATGAAATATAAAACTTCTATATTTTACATTATGTAAAAAAATAGGAATTTAAATATTGACTTATAATATTTTTATATTAAAATCATTTATATATGAAACAAGAAATAACACCTATATTAGAAAATTATTTAGAAACTATCTACAATCTTGAAGTAGAAAAAAATTTTAAGGAAGCAATCAGAATAACAGATATAGCTGATTTAGTAGGACGCTCTAAAGCTAGTGTTAATACTGCTATTAAAACTTTGTCAAAATTAGGACATATAAAACATGAGCATTACGGAGATATAGAACTTACAGAAAGCGGCAGAGCTATAGGAAAAGATATTGCTGAAAGACATGCCATATTCTACTACTTCCTTACAAAAGTATTAAATGTAGATGAAAAAATAGCTGATGAAGAAGCATGCTTAATAGAACATGCTATGAGCAAAGATACTGTACATAAGTTTAAAGAGTTTCTTTGCGGATACTGCAAAAAAGAGAATATCTTTAATAAAAATTAATATACTTATAATTTCATCTAAATATTTTAATACTATTTTTATAGTAATTATGATTTTTCTTTGCTTACAAGAAAATTAATTATTATTACAGTATTTTTAATACAGTCTGCAATTAATATTTAAATAAATCAAAATAAATATTAAGTGCAATTAAAAAATATTATAAAATGTATTATAATTTAATAAAACAAATGAAAATAAAACTATTTCTTACTAATATATAAAAAGATATTATAATGTTAAAAATGATTATTAATATGTCAAAACTATTTTTATATAATTCTGACATATTAAATAAATTATATTATTTCATCTTTTATCATATCATCAAAAGTCTGTCTTTTTCTTATGATATAATGTTTTTTATCATCAATCATAACCTGAGGTACAAGAAGTCTTGAATTATAATTGCTTGACATACTAAACCCATAAGCTCCGGCATCAAGTAAAGCCACATAATCACCCTGCTCTAAAACACTGCATTTCCTATCATAAGCAAAAAAATCTGAACTTTCGCATATAGGACCTACGAAGTCATAATTTGAAATATTATCTTTTTTAACTAAAGGATATATTTCATTATAAGCATCATACATAGCTGCCCTTACATAATCATTCATACCGCCGTTTAATATAACATATTTTCTTCCAAGTTCTTCTTTAATATATTCAACTTTCATTATTAAAGCACCTGATTCTGCCACAAAATACCTTCCCGGCTCTGTTGTAACTCTTAAATTCATTTCTTTCAATAAACTAATGCTTTTAGATTTAAATTTATCAAAATCAAATCCTGAATTAGCCCTATTATATCTTACTCCGTATCCTCCGCCTATATCAACATCTGTAATATTAAATCCTATACTATTAACTTCGCCTATTAAATCTTTCATTACTGAAATTGCTTTGTAAAAAGGATCGGAATCTATCATTTGTGAGCCTATATGCATTGATAATGATTCTATTTCTATATTATCCAAAGATTTTAATAATTCAGAATTCTCTTTTATAGTTTTTATACTTATGCCAAATTTATTTCCGGTAACTCCTGTAGTAATCTTCTCATGAGTATGAGCATCAACATTAGGATTAACTCTTATAGAACATTTCACTCTTTTTTTAAGCTCCTTAGCTATATTATTAATTCTTACAGCTTCAGGAATGGATTCTATATTAAAACGTTTTATATTAAGCTCTATTGATTTTCTTATCTCTTCCTCTGTTTTGGCAACTCCAGAAAATACTATATTCTCAGCCTTTCCTCCAGCCTTTATATATTTCAAAGTCTCTCCTATAGATACAACATCAGCACCTATACCCTCTTCAGCCATAATTTTTAATATAGATAAATTATTTTCTGCCTTAACAGCATAAACTATCAAAGCATCATTTAAAGGTAAAAATACTTCCTTTAAAAACCTTATTTTACTTAAAATATCATTCTTTGAATAAATATAAAAAGGAGTACCATAAACTTCAGCAATATCCCTAATATCAATATTTTCGCACATCAATATATTATTTTT
It encodes the following:
- a CDS encoding heavy-metal-associated domain-containing protein, with translation MKNITIKIKGMGCQNCVKAVTEELSALDGISKVNVSLENACAEVEYDEAKVSTDKMFEAIKELEYEPSL
- the lysA gene encoding diaminopimelate decarboxylase; this encodes MIAYKNNILMCENIDIRDIAEVYGTPFYIYSKNDILSKIRFLKEVFLPLNDALIVYAVKAENNLSILKIMAEEGIGADVVSIGETLKYIKAGGKAENIVFSGVAKTEEEIRKSIELNIKRFNIESIPEAVRINNIAKELKKRVKCSIRVNPNVDAHTHEKITTGVTGNKFGISIKTIKENSELLKSLDNIEIESLSMHIGSQMIDSDPFYKAISVMKDLIGEVNSIGFNITDVDIGGGYGVRYNRANSGFDFDKFKSKSISLLKEMNLRVTTEPGRYFVAESGALIMKVEYIKEELGRKYVILNGGMNDYVRAAMYDAYNEIYPLVKKDNISNYDFVGPICESSDFFAYDRKCSVLEQGDYVALLDAGAYGFSMSSNYNSRLLVPQVMIDDKKHYIIRKRQTFDDMIKDEII
- a CDS encoding Gfo/Idh/MocA family protein; this encodes MKKINIGFVGAGHIAEKMAQTISKIKEAQSYAVSARDIKRSKAFAKKYGFKKFYGSYEEMLKDENVDLVYIATPHSHHYEHIKLCLENNKHVICEKAFTVNVKQAREVLILAKKKKLLLAEAIWTRYMPSRQIINDTIKSGIIGKVTSLTANLGYVINKVPRLIEPELAGGALLDVGVYTINFALMVFGNKIKKIDSSCIKTKKGVDEQNAITLTFEDDKMAILNSTMSALTNREGVINGDKGYIVVKNINNPESITVYSLDRKAVKTIKVPKQITGYEYQIISCINAINNKKLECPEMPHEDILRVMNIMDTLRRSWKIKYPFEK
- a CDS encoding response regulator transcription factor; translation: MNKELIYSVEDDDNIRDLIKYTVEEAGYTIECFSNGNDMLEALKKQTPNLVLLDIMLPDIEGTEILKIIRTDYAHLPIKVIMLTAKTSEINIVTGLNLGADDYMPKPFSVLELLARIKANLRKKDVRLDAEELTFGGIKLIVKKRNVFVGERQVILTQKEFDLLKLLMENANNVVDRETMLEEVWGVDHTMETRTIDMHIKSIRQKLDLTKENIITIRGMGYKLTDVQ
- the ruvA gene encoding Holliday junction branch migration protein RuvA; protein product: MFAFIEGKVQIISEGVIALLCNGVGYEIIVSKKLDVKNDDNIRLYTKLIHREDAMILYGFLTREEKNMFTTLMSASGVGPKLAMEVLSTYSINDLMHILFNKDINLLKKVSGMGVKKAEKLLFELRDKIEKIDINISSSVISNDNESDVIKALISLGFSNNEAVKALSAIENKDNMTTEDLISNALRNLSTL
- a CDS encoding GNAT family N-acetyltransferase — translated: MDITIKKAGLEDVFDISKLHAICWKDTYKNIIPASYLKRIYLDDWCEEFEDGINNKTREAHLAYIDGKPIAVISHGKSRCSMEGYGEIISLYVHPIYQGSGIGKLLLEQAVKYMKDSGYTNICLCVFDKNEEAKKFYEKNGFKDSGTKNTLKIDDEDIEESVYVYDIN
- a CDS encoding sensor histidine kinase, encoding MIKNIFYKSLLILILSSALMFIGILFTVQYNNIVYSQVMIVNIIEMLEKEIDLYDVQTEDAFRKFVLQSDKEELRISIISTNGVVIADTMTDTSKNPMGNHTNRSDVIAALHSIENKPAFSINTSISQKTPYMYVSKKIKADDKRDYILRVSIPIESVNKYLISFLFTAVMVIGVVIIVMALVLPLMSRNIMIPFYMIKETLDNIYNNKSTTPKNLTGYNDINAILYDINELAVSLNENITGYQTEREKLNYVLENIAQGIIAVNKNKEIFFINQYALDLLEISDSNIKKLNEIIKDDYVIEKIDNAIEFSRFSKFDVKEHTMDIEISIIPIRNNENISALIKFEDVTDIRKVEIEKQDFFINASHELKTPLTSIIGYSELLIATGGGKNQADFIKRINNEALRMKDLVIDMLTLSRIEANWKETIDEEIDIKDIVLDVFESNRIKAEQRNIDVQLDVESAVIMANKEKITEVVNNLVDNAIKYTDDDGKVKIYLKKNSDKAIFSVKDTGCGIAPQYLNRVFERFFRVKNNKYLKVHGTGLGLTIVKNICNYYNADIHIKSEENVGTEMTVVFNLYKEEYVKKIEKK
- a CDS encoding metal-dependent transcriptional regulator codes for the protein MKQEITPILENYLETIYNLEVEKNFKEAIRITDIADLVGRSKASVNTAIKTLSKLGHIKHEHYGDIELTESGRAIGKDIAERHAIFYYFLTKVLNVDEKIADEEACLIEHAMSKDTVHKFKEFLCGYCKKENIFNKN
- a CDS encoding segregation and condensation protein A; its protein translation is MEENINETKQENNNNINTNASAKEETESSKPDYKEFTVSLSSIDYEGPLSILFDMLKRSEKSIYEVSILEIIDQFVEYLKAQAALNLDSTGDFLVVASEFHLYKSKMLLPHDMDDDKFTDRLKFEIVEQMLEFQRYKMVSEELDKMQDTSDSLFERKDTERVKFFKTVNADDNEIAWKDITLYDLVYAFTKVQFVPETDLAVLSGMSNFHIDNAIDMIRIKLSETAFFPFITLFKDGVTKRQLVTFFLAMLELVKEKEILLKQEMKFREIYVFKRDERFISKENSDSEEENNNSKEAPNNKESAKEVTGNTENNS